One genomic window of Coffea eugenioides isolate CCC68of chromosome 1, Ceug_1.0, whole genome shotgun sequence includes the following:
- the LOC113750096 gene encoding mannosyl-oligosaccharide 1,2-alpha-mannosidase MNS1-like, which translates to MWETSMKGLSSLVKRTTPSSFAYICEKIGNSLTDKMDDLACFAPGMLVLGSSGYASDESQKFLSLVEEVNTVFKRFIISCSV; encoded by the exons ATGTGGGAGACATCAATGAAAGGTCTTTCAAGCTTGGTTAAGAGAACTACCCCTTCATCCTTTGCATATATCTGTGAAAAGATTGGAAATTCCCTAACTGACAAG ATGGATGATTTAGCATGTTTTGCTCCCGGAATGTTAGTTCTAGGTTCTTCTGGTTATGCTTCTGATGAGTCTCAAAAGTTCCTGTCACTGGTTGAAGAGGTGAATACAGTCTTTAAGAGATTCATAATTTCATGTTCTGTATAG
- the LOC113760383 gene encoding putative disease resistance protein RGA4, whose amino-acid sequence MHDLVHDLAESMSKSTKVINNIRYLAVDLSGGREEKEKLLESLSTSLRTLFVKGDLSGDMLMKLKNLYVLNLSHATTQELPITIGKLTHLRYVNLSSSRIRILPDSLCKLYNLQTLALDSMYVKDLLKGMCNLISLRHLYFYTFDEKFQMPLEMRRLSCLQTLEFFNVGREKGRQIEELGCLKNLKGSLSIRNLQLVKDRKAAEEANLFGKANIFRLILVWALAWDREGDNYNYDKDVLDGLKPHPNLEELVIQRFMGDQFPRWSMDLPITLPKLARLEFYYCHRCRELLPLQNFTFLKELVIWFCRGLTSLPSDMLQSCISLQKLQVAYCDKLISFPLDLQQTPSLLELELYACPKLKTSMTPKGFGFLPSLNRLEIGPFSDDDDHENSSIYNEFDWSGLISFSSLSSILCDLELFGLPHMEFLPHQIQYLTTLTSLRLHDFGGIKALPDWFGNFAALEYLCLFGFKELRHLPSEDAMRSLTKLKVLLVYGSPLLKERCTPESSGLDSQWSKISHIQLLLILD is encoded by the coding sequence ATGCATGATCTAGTGCACGACCTCGCAGAGTCAATGTCAAAGTCTACTAAAGTTATTAACAATATTCGTTACCTTGCGGTAGATTTATCTGGTGgcagagaagaaaaagaaaaacttttggAAAGTCTATCAACTTCGCTTCGTACATTGTTTGTAAAGGGTGACCTATCTGGTGATATGTTAATGAAGTTGAAGAACTTGTATGTTTTGAATTTGTCTCATGCAACAACTCAAGAGCTACCGATCACTATTGGCAAATTGACACATTTGCGATATGTTAACCTTTCGAGTTCTAGAATCCGTATTTTGCCAGACTCCCTTTGCAAGCTTTATAATTTGCAGACATTGGCACTAGATAGCATGTATGTCAAAGATCTTCTGAAGGGGATGTGCAATTTGATTAGCTTGAGACATCTCTACTTTTACACCTTTGATGAAAAATTTCAAATGCCGCTAGAGATGAGACGACTATCTTGCCTTCAGACACTAGAGTTCTTTAATGTGGGTCGAGAAAAGGGTCGGCAAATTGAAGAGCTTGGATGCTTGAAAAACCTCAAAGGCAGTTTAAGTATACGCAATCTTCAACTAGTAAAGGATAGGAAAGCGGCTGAGGAAGCAAATCTATTTGGAAAGGCAAATATATTTAGGCTGATACTTGTGTGGGCCTTGGCTTGGGATCGAGAAGGTGACAACTACAACTACGACAAAGATGTGTTAGATGGCCTTAAGCCTCATCCAAATTTGGAGGAGTTGGTAATTCAGCGTTTTATGGGTGATCAATTTCCTCGATGGTCAATGGATTTGCCAATAACACTTCCCAAGTTAGCACGTTTGGAGTTTTATTATTGCCACAGATGCAGAGAACTCCTTCCCTTGCAAAACTTTACGTTTCTTAAAGAGCTGGTGATTTGGTTTTGCCGTGGGTTAACGAGTCTACCCAGTGACATGCTACAGTCTTGTATCTCTCTCCAAAAGCTTCAGGTGGCTTATTGCGACAAGCTTATCTCCTTTCCGCTTGATTTGCAACAAACGCCTTCTCTTTTGGAGTTGGAATTATACGCGTGTCCCAAACTGAAAACAAGTATGACGCCCAAAGGATTTGGTTTCCTACCCAGCTTAAATCGCCTTGAAATTGGTCCCTTCTCAGATGATGATGACCatgaaaattcttcaatttacaATGAATTTGATTGGTCTGGATTGATATCCTTCTCCTCTTTGTCATCCATACTATGTGACCTAGAATTATTTGGGTTGCCACACATGGAGTTCCTACCACATCAGATCCAATACTTGACCACTCTCACGTCACTTCGGCTACATGACTTTGGAGGTATAAAAGCTCTGCCAGATTGGTTCGGAAACTTTGCTGCTCTTGAATACCTATGTTTATTTGGTTTCAAAGAGCTTCGACATTTACCCTCTGAGGATGCCATGAGAAGTCTCACCAAACTAAAAGTTCTACTGGTTTATGGTTCTCCTCTGTTAAAAGAAAGGTGCACTCCTGAGAGCAGCGGCCTCGACTCCCAGTGGTCCAAAATTTCTCATATTCAACTCCTATTAATACTCGATTAA
- the LOC113748542 gene encoding putative disease resistance protein RGA4: MADAIIASTIEVALEKTLSLANERIGKLFQFKEDLETLKGSVAMIQAVLADAEEKQMHDKAVQLWLQRLEAVAFDAENLLDELNYEALRRHLVGKKVCSKQMSTTK, translated from the exons ATGGCTGATGCAATTATAGCTTCCACAATAGAGGTAGCGTTGGAGAAGACACTTTCCCTTGCCAATGAAAGGATTGGCAAGTTATTCCAATTCAAGGAGGATTTGGAGACCCTGAAAGGATCTGTTGCCATGATACAAGCTGTCTTAGCTGATGCTGAGGAAAAGCAAATGCATGACAAGGCCGTGCAACTGTGGCTCCAGAGGCTAGAAGCCGTGGCGTTTGATGCCGAGAATTTGTTGGACGAGCTGAATTATGAAGCTCTTCGTCGCCATCTCGTGGGCAAG AAGGTTTGCTCCAAGCAGATGTCAACAACCAAATGA